One Methylobacterium oryzae DNA window includes the following coding sequences:
- a CDS encoding PAS domain-containing protein: protein MSYDGSVSPNETVSRPSGFEPQHPQRLAALRAYAILDTPPERAFDEIAEMAAQACGTPMAHINFVDADRQWIKAAFGHAARAMPLAFGFCTEAMRADGALVLPDLTAEPESAANPLVTGDPHLRFYAGVPLVTPDGWAIGTLCVLDRVPRTLTDQQLFILKALARTVMTQLESRNAEAALRRNEERYRSLFTFIDAGFCLIEVEFADGDRPVDYRFLEVNPAFERQTGLRAPVGRRMRDLAPDLEQHWFDLYGRVALTGEPVRFEQAAAALGRWYDVHAYRVDGPARNRVAILFNDITERRRSENALRAREAELRLVADAMPVLIAFIDRDLTYRFANAAYETWTGQAPDAVVGRTVGDLLGPGAFEARRAGIERALAGQEVREEWAWTFPNGQARIADTRYLPRRGPDGRVDGFYVFAHDVSERKRNEVLLQSRAEHLEAQVAAQTRDRDRVWTLSPVLKLVSDRTGRVQSVNPSWSRALGWSEAETVGRPALDFLAPTERAAAEAALRPLCADSRVEDIELACLTRAGDRRRVLWTVVPEDGLFYGFGRDITEQRQAEEALRQSQKLEAIGQLTGGVAHDFNNLLTIIRSSVEFLRRPDLAETRRRRYLDAVSDTVDRAARLTGQLLAFARRQALKPQVFDIGARLRSIADMLDSVTGARIRVAIDLPATPRYVRADQSQFETALINMAVNARDAMDGEGNLTLRLEGDSPMPPIRGHAGAKGPFVAVRVSDTGAGIPDADLGRIFEPFFTTKEVGKGTGLGLSQVIGFAKQSGGDIDVASALGHGTTFSLYLPQVAAPAAASEADREARPEAEPRRGLCILVVEDNLGVGRFCTQILEDLGHAPVWAKSAEEALAELDRAPDRFDAVFSDVVMPGMGGFALARQLRTRRPDLPVVLTSGYSHVLAEDDAHGFALLRKPYSAEQLAQVLSEAARRGGQPDARARPEPASD from the coding sequence TTGAGCTATGACGGCTCCGTGTCGCCGAACGAGACAGTATCCCGACCGTCGGGTTTCGAGCCCCAGCATCCCCAGCGGCTCGCCGCCCTGCGCGCCTACGCGATCCTCGACACGCCGCCCGAGCGCGCGTTCGACGAGATCGCCGAGATGGCCGCCCAGGCCTGCGGCACGCCGATGGCCCACATCAACTTCGTCGACGCCGACCGGCAGTGGATCAAGGCCGCGTTCGGCCACGCCGCGCGGGCGATGCCGCTCGCGTTCGGCTTCTGCACCGAGGCCATGCGCGCGGACGGCGCCCTCGTGCTGCCCGACCTGACCGCGGAGCCGGAGAGCGCCGCCAACCCCCTCGTGACCGGCGACCCGCACCTGCGCTTCTACGCCGGCGTGCCCCTGGTGACGCCGGACGGCTGGGCCATCGGGACGCTCTGCGTCCTCGACCGCGTCCCGCGCACGCTGACCGACCAGCAGCTCTTCATCCTGAAGGCGCTCGCCCGGACGGTGATGACGCAGCTGGAATCCCGGAACGCCGAGGCGGCCCTGCGCCGGAACGAGGAGCGCTACCGCTCGCTGTTCACCTTCATCGATGCCGGCTTCTGCCTGATCGAGGTGGAGTTCGCCGACGGCGACCGGCCCGTCGACTACCGCTTCCTGGAGGTCAACCCCGCCTTCGAGCGGCAGACCGGCCTGCGGGCCCCGGTGGGCCGCCGGATGCGGGACCTCGCCCCCGACCTCGAGCAGCACTGGTTCGACCTCTACGGCCGGGTCGCCCTGACCGGCGAGCCGGTCCGATTCGAGCAGGCCGCCGCGGCGCTGGGCCGCTGGTACGACGTGCACGCCTACCGGGTGGACGGGCCGGCGCGGAACCGCGTCGCGATCCTGTTCAACGACATCACCGAGCGCCGCCGGAGCGAGAACGCGCTCCGGGCCCGGGAGGCGGAACTCCGGCTGGTCGCGGACGCGATGCCGGTCCTGATCGCCTTCATCGACCGCGACCTGACCTACCGGTTCGCGAACGCCGCCTACGAGACCTGGACCGGCCAGGCGCCCGACGCCGTCGTCGGGCGGACCGTCGGCGACCTCCTCGGCCCCGGCGCGTTCGAGGCCCGGCGCGCCGGCATCGAGCGGGCGCTCGCCGGTCAGGAGGTCCGCGAGGAATGGGCCTGGACCTTCCCGAACGGCCAGGCCCGGATCGCCGACACCCGCTACCTCCCGCGCCGCGGCCCGGACGGACGCGTCGACGGGTTCTACGTCTTCGCCCACGACGTCTCCGAGCGGAAGCGGAACGAGGTCCTGCTCCAGTCCCGGGCAGAGCACCTGGAGGCGCAGGTCGCCGCCCAGACCCGCGACCGCGACCGGGTCTGGACGCTGTCGCCGGTGCTGAAGCTCGTCTCGGACCGGACCGGGCGGGTCCAGTCGGTGAACCCCTCGTGGAGCCGGGCGCTGGGCTGGTCGGAGGCCGAGACGGTCGGCCGGCCGGCCCTGGACTTCCTCGCCCCCACCGAGCGCGCGGCGGCCGAGGCGGCGCTGCGCCCGCTCTGCGCGGACAGCCGGGTCGAGGATATCGAACTGGCCTGCCTGACCCGCGCCGGCGACCGGCGGCGGGTGCTCTGGACCGTCGTTCCGGAGGACGGGCTGTTCTACGGCTTCGGGCGCGACATCACCGAGCAGCGCCAGGCCGAGGAGGCGCTGCGCCAGTCGCAGAAGCTCGAGGCCATCGGCCAGCTCACCGGCGGGGTGGCGCACGACTTCAACAACCTCCTGACCATCATCCGGTCGTCCGTGGAGTTCCTGCGCCGGCCGGACCTGGCCGAGACGCGCCGGCGCCGCTACCTCGACGCCGTCTCCGACACCGTCGACCGCGCGGCCAGGCTCACCGGCCAGCTCCTCGCCTTCGCCCGGCGCCAGGCGCTGAAACCCCAGGTGTTCGACATCGGCGCGCGCCTGCGCAGCATCGCCGACATGCTCGATTCGGTCACCGGCGCGCGCATCCGCGTGGCCATCGACCTGCCGGCGACGCCCCGCTACGTGCGCGCCGACCAGAGCCAGTTCGAGACCGCGCTGATCAACATGGCGGTCAACGCCCGCGACGCCATGGACGGGGAAGGCAACCTGACCCTGCGGCTGGAGGGCGATAGCCCGATGCCGCCGATCCGCGGGCATGCCGGCGCGAAGGGACCGTTCGTGGCCGTGCGGGTCTCCGATACCGGCGCCGGCATCCCGGACGCGGATCTGGGACGGATCTTCGAGCCGTTCTTCACAACAAAGGAGGTCGGCAAGGGCACCGGCCTCGGCCTCAGCCAGGTCATCGGCTTCGCCAAGCAGTCGGGCGGCGACATCGACGTGGCGAGCGCGCTCGGCCACGGCACGACCTTCTCGCTCTACCTGCCGCAGGTCGCCGCGCCCGCCGCGGCGTCCGAGGCCGACCGCGAGGCCCGCCCGGAGGCGGAGCCGCGGCGGGGCCTGTGCATCCTCGTCGTGGAGGACAATCTCGGGGTCGGGCGCTTCTGCACCCAGATCCTGGAGGATCTGGGCCACGCGCCGGTCTGGGCGAAATCCGCCGAGGAGGCGCTGGCCGAACTCGACCGGGCGCCGGACCGGTTCGACGCGGTCTTCTCCGACGTGGTCATGCCGGGGATGGGCGGCTTCGCCCTCGCCCGGCAGCTCCGGACCCGCCGCCCCGACCTGCCGGTGGTGCTGACCTCGGGCTACAGCCACGTCCTGGCCGAGGACGACGCCCACGGTTTCGCCCTCCTGCGCAAGCCCTACTCGGCCGAGCAGCTCGCCCAGGTCCTCTCCGAGGCGGCGCGGCGGGGCGGGCAGCCGGACGCCCGCGCACGGCCGGAACCCGCTTCCGATTAA
- a CDS encoding DUF2891 domain-containing protein, whose amino-acid sequence MTPTPTPTPTPTPTLTPDIAARFAAVALGHVGREYPNKPGHVLAGPADARTPAALHPAFHGSYDWHSCVHGTWLLARVLRLFPDGPQAPAIRARLDAQLTPATVAGECAYFAAPTARGFERPYGWGWLLKLADALAALPERRWSEALAPLAAVIVRRFAEFLPVASYPVRVGTHFNTAFALRLAADYAEGAGDAGLTTLLHDTAVGWYGEDADCPAWGEPGGDDFLSSALIEAECMRRLLPPARFAPWFDRFLPGLAASRPATLFRPAGVTDCSDGKIAHLDGLNLSRAWCFRALAASLGPDDPRRPPLRAAAEAHLAAGLPHVTGDYMGEHWLATFALLALEAGAETGAGTVALGEAQDGGK is encoded by the coding sequence ATGACGCCCACTCCCACGCCCACTCCCACGCCCACTCCCACGCTCACCCCCGACATCGCCGCGCGCTTCGCCGCCGTCGCCCTCGGCCATGTCGGCCGCGAATATCCGAACAAGCCGGGCCACGTCCTGGCCGGGCCGGCGGATGCCCGCACCCCCGCGGCCCTGCACCCGGCCTTTCACGGCAGCTACGACTGGCATTCCTGCGTCCACGGTACGTGGCTGCTGGCGCGGGTGCTGCGGCTGTTCCCGGACGGCCCGCAGGCCCCGGCGATCCGCGCCCGGCTCGACGCGCAGCTGACTCCCGCGACGGTGGCGGGGGAATGCGCCTACTTCGCCGCCCCGACCGCCCGGGGCTTCGAGCGGCCCTACGGCTGGGGCTGGCTGCTGAAGCTCGCCGACGCGCTCGCCGCGCTCCCCGAGCGCCGCTGGTCCGAGGCCCTGGCGCCGCTGGCCGCGGTGATCGTCCGGCGCTTCGCGGAGTTCCTGCCGGTGGCGTCCTACCCGGTGCGGGTCGGGACCCATTTCAACACCGCCTTCGCGCTGCGCCTGGCGGCCGATTACGCGGAGGGCGCGGGGGATGCCGGGCTGACCACTCTGCTGCACGACACCGCCGTCGGCTGGTACGGGGAGGACGCGGATTGCCCGGCCTGGGGCGAGCCCGGCGGCGACGACTTCCTCTCCTCGGCGCTGATCGAGGCGGAGTGCATGCGCCGGCTGCTGCCGCCCGCCCGCTTCGCGCCCTGGTTCGACCGGTTCCTGCCCGGTCTCGCGGCGTCCCGACCCGCGACCCTGTTCCGCCCCGCGGGCGTGACCGACTGCTCCGACGGGAAGATCGCCCATCTCGACGGGCTGAACCTCAGCCGCGCGTGGTGCTTCCGCGCGCTCGCCGCGTCCCTCGGCCCGGACGATCCCCGCCGGCCGCCGCTCCGCGCGGCCGCGGAGGCGCACCTCGCGGCCGGGCTCCCGCACGTCACCGGCGACTACATGGGCGAGCACTGGCTCGCGACCTTCGCGCTGCTGGCCCTCGAGGCCGGTGCCGAGACCGGTGCCGGGACCGTTGCTCTGGGCGAGGCCCAGGACGGCGGGAAGTAA
- a CDS encoding DEAD/DEAH box helicase — MAKRRTKAGARQGLEDAPLMPTGALAVALLAFAEGPGPVVHVARDARRLEDLAATLQALDPDARVAVYPEWDCLPFDHASPSRATMGARAAVMRWLTDRDALPDFVLTTAPALVQRVPPPETWASARVTLRVGNPLDVEAATADLKRLGYILDERVDEPGEIAVRGRTVEVFPAAAPLPCRIEHAAGRVTAIRSYDPISQRSVAEADELVIDPATEIVLEPGSGQSFEPFTGQEHRLDRYYPRLVTLLDYVPEARLAVEDGTQARIDAFFEQMDEARGRLKTRDAPAGPGTGLYLTPEAWRAVVADRGRLAATDAAGEPRAMPRFAGERRPGTAFAKVLRARLKAGDVVVLAGSVRPLRRLVRQAGKIAERPIRLIDAWADVAEAAPGDVLALEAPLAAGFRVPEQGATVIAAADLFGPEAAVTGAARAILPMGEVDLRPGDVAVDRDHGLCVFEGLEPVSAPGAAQDGEPSEALRLRFAGDAILMVPVTQADRIWRYGSEPDAVTLDKLDGGTWPRRRLEAEATMARTARLMLEAARARRETEAPVLAPPAREMERFAAGFGFAPTPDQAAAVDALMADLASGRPMDRLVCGDVGFGKTEVALRALAAAIFSGRQAALIAPTTVLARQHAETLRRRFGRFGVEVAQLSRLVAPAEAKRVKAGLADGSIRLVVGTHALAGSGVAFADLGLTVIDEEQRFGAKMKADLRRLADGGHVLTLTATPIPRTLQAALVGLQSLSVLATPPALRQPVRTVVAPFDAEAVREALVREHRRGGQSFVVCPRIEDIGPMAERLRALVPGLDILVAHGDLKPSAMDEVMVRFAEGDGDVLLATAIVESGLDVPRANTMLVWEAARFGLAQLHQLRGRVGRGQRRGTVHLLSDPAAPPPAAALQRLRALEALDRLGAGFAVSARDLDLRGAGDLVGEDQAGHAKLVGLGLYQHLLQLALTAAKGERAEDWSPEIELGLPSRIPEDYVPEPEIRLSLYTRLLRLREPEAIEALAGEVEDRFGAAPAPVLALFDLARLRASCCALGVARLRGGPQGVAADLRPDRPLTAMAAEAGIALRDGRVVWKRPCPDSAACAALATDLLERIRAAREREA, encoded by the coding sequence ATGGCCAAGCGCAGGACGAAGGCGGGCGCCCGACAGGGGCTGGAGGACGCGCCGCTGATGCCCACCGGCGCCCTGGCGGTGGCGCTCCTGGCCTTCGCCGAGGGGCCCGGGCCGGTGGTGCACGTCGCCCGGGACGCCCGCCGCCTCGAGGACCTCGCCGCGACCCTGCAGGCACTCGATCCCGACGCGCGGGTCGCGGTCTATCCCGAGTGGGACTGCCTGCCCTTCGACCACGCCTCGCCGTCGCGGGCCACGATGGGTGCCCGGGCCGCCGTGATGCGCTGGCTGACCGACCGGGACGCGCTGCCGGACTTCGTGCTGACGACCGCCCCCGCCCTCGTGCAGCGCGTGCCGCCGCCGGAGACCTGGGCGTCGGCCCGCGTGACCCTGCGGGTCGGCAATCCCCTCGACGTCGAGGCCGCGACCGCAGACCTCAAGCGCCTCGGCTACATCCTCGACGAGCGGGTCGACGAGCCCGGCGAGATCGCCGTCCGCGGGCGCACCGTGGAGGTGTTCCCCGCCGCCGCGCCGCTTCCCTGCCGGATCGAGCACGCGGCGGGCCGCGTCACCGCGATCCGCTCCTACGACCCGATCTCGCAGCGCTCGGTGGCGGAGGCCGACGAACTCGTCATCGACCCGGCCACCGAGATCGTCCTGGAGCCCGGCTCCGGCCAGAGCTTCGAGCCGTTCACCGGCCAGGAGCACCGCCTGGACCGCTACTACCCGCGCCTCGTCACGCTCCTCGACTACGTGCCCGAAGCGCGCCTCGCGGTCGAGGACGGCACGCAGGCCCGGATCGACGCCTTCTTCGAGCAGATGGACGAGGCCCGGGGCCGGCTGAAGACCCGCGACGCGCCGGCGGGGCCCGGCACCGGCCTCTACCTGACGCCGGAGGCGTGGCGCGCCGTTGTGGCGGATCGCGGCCGGCTCGCCGCCACCGATGCGGCCGGCGAACCCCGCGCCATGCCGCGCTTCGCCGGGGAGCGCCGGCCCGGCACGGCCTTCGCCAAGGTCCTGCGCGCCCGTCTGAAGGCCGGCGACGTCGTCGTGCTCGCCGGCTCGGTCCGGCCGCTCCGACGCCTCGTGCGCCAGGCGGGCAAGATCGCCGAGCGCCCGATCCGCCTGATCGACGCCTGGGCCGACGTCGCCGAGGCGGCGCCCGGCGACGTCCTCGCCCTGGAGGCCCCGCTGGCGGCCGGCTTCCGGGTGCCCGAGCAGGGCGCCACCGTGATCGCGGCGGCCGACCTGTTCGGCCCGGAGGCCGCCGTGACCGGGGCCGCCCGTGCGATCCTGCCGATGGGCGAGGTCGACCTGCGCCCCGGCGACGTGGCGGTCGACCGGGACCACGGCCTGTGCGTGTTCGAGGGGCTGGAGCCGGTCTCCGCGCCGGGTGCCGCGCAGGACGGGGAGCCCTCCGAGGCCCTGCGCCTGCGCTTCGCCGGCGACGCGATCCTGATGGTGCCGGTCACGCAGGCCGACCGGATCTGGCGCTACGGGTCGGAGCCCGACGCCGTCACCCTGGACAAGCTCGACGGCGGCACGTGGCCGCGGCGCCGCCTGGAGGCCGAGGCCACCATGGCGCGGACCGCCCGCCTGATGCTGGAGGCCGCCCGGGCCCGCCGGGAGACCGAGGCGCCGGTCCTGGCGCCGCCGGCCCGCGAGATGGAGCGGTTCGCCGCCGGCTTCGGCTTCGCGCCGACCCCCGATCAGGCGGCGGCGGTCGACGCGCTGATGGCCGACCTCGCCTCCGGCCGGCCGATGGACCGCTTGGTCTGCGGCGATGTCGGCTTCGGCAAGACCGAGGTGGCGCTCCGGGCCCTCGCGGCCGCGATCTTCTCCGGCCGGCAGGCGGCGCTGATCGCCCCCACCACCGTGCTGGCGCGCCAGCACGCCGAGACGCTGCGCCGCCGCTTCGGCCGGTTCGGCGTCGAGGTGGCGCAGCTCTCGCGCCTCGTGGCGCCGGCCGAGGCCAAGCGCGTCAAGGCGGGGCTCGCCGACGGCTCGATCCGGCTGGTGGTCGGCACCCACGCGCTCGCCGGCAGCGGGGTGGCGTTCGCGGATCTCGGCCTAACCGTGATCGACGAGGAGCAGCGCTTCGGCGCGAAGATGAAGGCCGACCTGCGCCGCCTCGCGGATGGCGGCCACGTGCTGACGCTCACCGCGACGCCGATCCCCCGCACCCTCCAGGCGGCCCTCGTCGGCCTCCAGAGTCTCAGCGTGCTCGCCACGCCGCCGGCTCTGCGCCAGCCGGTCCGGACCGTGGTGGCGCCCTTCGACGCCGAGGCGGTCCGCGAGGCCCTCGTCCGCGAGCACCGCCGGGGCGGCCAGAGCTTCGTGGTCTGCCCGCGGATCGAGGACATCGGCCCAATGGCCGAGCGCCTGCGCGCCCTCGTGCCGGGCCTCGACATCCTGGTGGCGCACGGGGACCTCAAGCCCTCCGCCATGGACGAGGTCATGGTCCGGTTCGCGGAGGGCGACGGCGACGTCCTGCTCGCCACCGCGATCGTGGAGAGCGGCCTCGACGTGCCGCGGGCCAACACCATGCTGGTCTGGGAGGCCGCCCGGTTCGGGCTGGCGCAGCTCCACCAGCTCCGGGGCCGCGTCGGCCGCGGCCAGCGCCGCGGCACCGTCCACCTGCTCAGCGACCCGGCCGCGCCCCCGCCGGCGGCGGCGCTGCAGCGCCTGCGCGCCCTGGAGGCCCTCGACCGCCTCGGCGCCGGCTTCGCGGTCAGCGCCCGGGACCTCGACCTGCGCGGCGCCGGCGACCTCGTCGGCGAGGATCAGGCGGGGCACGCCAAGCTCGTCGGGCTCGGCCTCTACCAGCACCTGCTGCAGCTGGCGCTCACCGCCGCCAAGGGCGAGCGCGCCGAGGACTGGAGCCCCGAGATCGAGCTCGGCCTGCCGAGCCGGATCCCCGAGGACTACGTTCCGGAGCCCGAGATCCGCCTCAGCCTCTACACGCGCCTGCTGCGCCTCCGCGAGCCCGAAGCGATCGAGGCACTCGCCGGCGAGGTCGAGGACCGGTTCGGCGCAGCCCCCGCGCCGGTGCTCGCGCTGTTCGACCTCGCGCGGCTGCGCGCGTCCTGCTGCGCGCTGGGCGTCGCCCGGCTCCGGGGCGGGCCGCAGGGCGTCGCGGCCGACCTGCGGCCCGACCGGCCGCTGACCGCGATGGCCGCCGAGGCGGGGATCGCGCTGCGCGACGGGCGGGTGGTGTGGAAGCGGCCCTGCCCGGATTCCGCCGCCTGCGCGGCGCTCGCGACCGACCTCTTGGAGCGGATCCGCGCCGCCCGGGAACGTGAGGCCTGA
- a CDS encoding PAS domain-containing protein has product MVLASTTASALQAAGFIGIWDTDVRAGRSMLDSGAASLMAGDPGLAGTPLPLDAALGRIHPADRDWVFGRIRHVRQTGGPVSLEFRVVTGAGEIRWILNRGCLTPDSDGLLRGRGAYIDVTDLYRHGIQSGAMNGAVNSPMNGVTHGTTDGADLNTAADHGIQIHAALERHGDPYLRSVSGMLLHGIGRALARRDP; this is encoded by the coding sequence ATGGTGCTGGCTTCCACGACAGCCTCGGCCCTGCAGGCCGCCGGATTCATCGGGATCTGGGACACGGATGTCCGGGCCGGCCGGTCGATGCTGGATTCGGGCGCGGCCTCGCTGATGGCGGGGGATCCGGGGCTCGCCGGGACGCCGCTGCCGCTGGACGCGGCCCTCGGCCGGATCCACCCGGCCGACCGGGACTGGGTGTTCGGCCGGATCCGCCACGTCCGCCAGACCGGCGGCCCGGTCTCCCTCGAGTTCCGCGTCGTGACCGGGGCGGGCGAGATCCGCTGGATCCTCAACCGCGGCTGCCTAACGCCCGATTCGGACGGCCTGCTGCGCGGGCGCGGCGCCTACATCGACGTCACGGACCTCTACCGGCACGGGATCCAGTCCGGGGCCATGAACGGAGCCGTGAACAGCCCTATGAACGGCGTCACGCACGGCACCACCGACGGGGCGGACCTGAACACCGCGGCCGACCACGGCATCCAGATCCACGCGGCGCTGGAGCGCCACGGCGACCCCTATCTCCGCTCGGTCTCGGGGATGCTGCTCCACGGGATCGGCCGCGCGCTGGCGCGGCGCGACCCCTGA
- a CDS encoding Zn-dependent hydrolase — translation MDRTVNRTNLPLSRERLWDSLMELARIGALPNGGNDRQALTDRDAEGRALFQRWGEAAGLTLTVDRVGTMVFHRPGRDPGRKPVAVGSHLDTQPTGGKFDGPLGVLAGLEIMRALQEAGIETEAPLLLINWCNEEGARFAPPMSGSGVAMGIVPEADILATRDLAGHAFGDELRRIGWQGAADPAALREIGAYFELHIEQGKRLEEAGLTVGVVDRALAQIWYEITVLGEEAHAGSPMAGRRDAMMAAAALIASLEGIAEAAVGAGGERGRATVGVLRAEPASRNITPGRVWFSLDTRHGDTAQLEAMGARIRARADALAAERGVTVQVAEFWRAPPTPFDPVLVDRVQAAAEARGHAWTRMPTAIYHDAVYCARAVPAALVFCPCHGGISHNEAESITPAWAGAGLEVLADAVLATAGLAGPRTGPE, via the coding sequence ATGGACCGCACGGTGAACCGCACCAACCTCCCGCTCTCGCGGGAGCGGCTCTGGGACAGCCTGATGGAGCTCGCCCGGATCGGCGCGCTGCCCAACGGCGGCAACGACCGGCAGGCCCTGACCGACCGCGACGCCGAGGGGCGCGCCCTGTTCCAGCGCTGGGGCGAGGCGGCGGGGCTGACGCTCACCGTGGACCGGGTCGGCACCATGGTCTTCCACCGGCCCGGGCGCGATCCGGGCCGGAAGCCGGTCGCCGTCGGCAGCCACCTCGACACCCAGCCCACCGGGGGCAAGTTCGACGGGCCGCTGGGCGTCCTCGCCGGGCTGGAGATCATGCGCGCCCTGCAGGAGGCCGGGATCGAGACCGAGGCGCCGCTCCTGCTGATCAACTGGTGCAACGAGGAGGGCGCGCGCTTCGCGCCGCCGATGAGCGGCAGCGGCGTCGCCATGGGCATCGTCCCGGAGGCCGACATCCTGGCGACCCGGGACCTCGCGGGCCACGCCTTCGGCGACGAGCTGCGGCGCATCGGCTGGCAGGGCGCGGCGGACCCGGCCGCCCTGCGGGAGATCGGCGCCTATTTCGAGCTCCACATCGAGCAGGGCAAGCGCCTGGAGGAGGCCGGGCTCACCGTCGGGGTGGTCGACCGGGCGCTCGCCCAGATCTGGTACGAGATCACCGTGCTGGGCGAGGAGGCCCATGCCGGCAGCCCCATGGCGGGCCGGCGCGACGCGATGATGGCCGCGGCGGCGCTGATCGCGTCGCTCGAGGGCATCGCGGAGGCGGCGGTCGGCGCCGGCGGCGAGCGCGGCCGCGCCACCGTCGGCGTGCTGCGGGCGGAGCCGGCGAGCCGCAACATCACGCCCGGCCGGGTCTGGTTCAGCCTCGACACCCGCCACGGCGACACCGCGCAGCTGGAGGCGATGGGGGCGCGGATCCGGGCCCGGGCCGACGCCCTGGCGGCGGAGCGCGGCGTCACCGTCCAGGTCGCGGAGTTCTGGCGCGCCCCCCCGACCCCGTTCGACCCGGTCCTGGTGGACCGCGTCCAGGCGGCGGCCGAGGCGCGGGGCCATGCCTGGACGCGGATGCCGACCGCGATCTACCACGACGCCGTCTACTGCGCCCGCGCGGTGCCGGCGGCCCTGGTGTTCTGCCCCTGCCACGGCGGGATCAGCCACAACGAGGCCGAGAGCATCACGCCGGCCTGGGCCGGGGCCGGCCTGGAGGTTCTGGCCGACGCCGTGCTGGCGACGGCGGGCCTCGCCGGCCCCCGGACCGGGCCGGAATGA
- a CDS encoding GlcG/HbpS family heme-binding protein: MHVTIEQAEKAIAAARAKAVELGTQMCIAVVDSGGNLKAFHRMDDAWVGSIDIAQKKAKTSVFFGMMTGQIGQLSQPGGPLYGIEHSNDGLITFPGGIPIVDADGVMSGAIGVSGSTVENDHTVAEAGAKAIGRTELPAHPWRT; encoded by the coding sequence ATGCACGTGACGATCGAGCAGGCCGAGAAGGCGATCGCGGCCGCCCGCGCCAAGGCCGTGGAGCTCGGCACCCAGATGTGCATCGCGGTGGTCGATTCCGGCGGGAACCTCAAGGCGTTCCACCGCATGGACGATGCCTGGGTCGGGTCGATCGACATCGCCCAGAAGAAGGCCAAGACCTCGGTGTTCTTCGGCATGATGACCGGCCAGATCGGCCAGCTGTCGCAGCCGGGCGGGCCGCTCTACGGGATCGAGCACTCCAACGACGGGCTGATCACCTTCCCGGGCGGGATCCCGATCGTCGACGCCGACGGCGTCATGTCGGGCGCCATCGGGGTCAGCGGCTCGACGGTCGAGAACGACCACACCGTCGCGGAGGCCGGCGCCAAGGCCATCGGCCGGACCGAGCTGCCGGCCCATCCCTGGCGGACCTGA
- a CDS encoding SRPBCC domain-containing protein yields the protein MTGARISSTEIAIPARAGLVWSVLTDLDSYPAWNPYIRKAEGRLREGARWRLERTLNGRAYRARQVTVTCWEPGRRLTWRGGIPTPPLLIGEHEIRITETADGVRLVQAETVAGLLAPGLFPWLRTRMQARFAAMNEALREEVARRLAENA from the coding sequence ATGACGGGCGCTCGGATCAGCAGCACGGAGATCGCGATCCCCGCGCGGGCCGGACTGGTCTGGTCCGTGTTAACGGACCTCGATTCCTACCCGGCCTGGAACCCGTACATCCGCAAGGCCGAGGGCCGCCTGCGCGAGGGCGCGCGCTGGCGCCTGGAGCGGACCCTGAACGGCCGCGCCTACCGGGCGCGCCAAGTGACGGTGACCTGCTGGGAGCCCGGCCGGCGGCTCACGTGGCGCGGCGGCATCCCGACGCCGCCCCTGCTCATCGGCGAGCACGAGATCCGGATCACCGAGACCGCCGACGGCGTCCGCCTCGTCCAGGCCGAGACCGTCGCGGGCCTGCTCGCCCCCGGCCTGTTCCCGTGGCTGCGGACGCGCATGCAGGCCCGGTTCGCCGCGATGAACGAGGCCCTGCGCGAGGAGGTCGCGCGCCGGCTGGCCGAGAACGCCTGA
- a CDS encoding spermidine synthase: MIPWVHLDTGSVPGGGTDLRLMRRGDEFAIMADTIELMNNRRSGSEVALAAMTCARLQDRPRARVLIGGLGMGFTLRAALEGLGPQAQVVVAELVPAVVAWARGPLAHVFAGCLDDPRVDLQEADVNRLIQAGPERYDAILLDVDNGPEGLMRKANDRLYDNWGLKRARWALRPGGILGVWSGAPDRKFKSRLQRSGFAVDEQRVHASGRGSGPKHVVWLGTRTEGRVEGPGQSDGRPGDDRAAGGPRPRGPAQGRRRPGR, translated from the coding sequence GTGATACCCTGGGTTCATCTCGATACCGGATCCGTGCCCGGCGGCGGCACCGACCTGCGCCTGATGCGGCGCGGCGACGAGTTCGCCATCATGGCCGACACGATCGAGCTGATGAACAACCGGCGCAGCGGCTCGGAAGTGGCGCTCGCGGCGATGACCTGCGCGCGGCTCCAGGACCGGCCCCGCGCCCGGGTCCTGATCGGCGGCCTCGGCATGGGCTTCACCCTGCGGGCGGCGCTCGAGGGCCTCGGGCCGCAGGCGCAGGTGGTGGTCGCCGAGCTGGTGCCCGCCGTGGTCGCCTGGGCCCGGGGGCCGCTCGCCCACGTCTTCGCCGGCTGCCTGGACGATCCGCGGGTCGACCTGCAGGAGGCCGACGTCAACCGCCTGATCCAGGCCGGACCGGAGCGCTACGACGCGATCCTGCTCGACGTCGACAACGGCCCGGAGGGGCTGATGCGCAAGGCGAACGACCGGCTCTACGACAATTGGGGGCTGAAGCGCGCCCGCTGGGCCCTGCGGCCGGGCGGTATCCTGGGCGTCTGGTCGGGCGCCCCGGACCGGAAGTTCAAGAGCCGCCTGCAGCGCTCCGGCTTCGCGGTCGACGAGCAGCGCGTCCACGCGAGCGGCCGGGGCAGCGGCCCGAAGCACGTGGTCTGGCTCGGGACCCGGACCGAGGGGCGGGTCGAGGGCCCGGGTCAGAGCGACGGGAGGCCGGGCGACGACCGGGCGGCGGGCGGCCCGAGACCGCGCGGACCGGCCCAGGGCCGGCGCCGGCCGGGACGCTAG